The following proteins are co-located in the Gloeocapsa sp. PCC 7428 genome:
- the apcA gene encoding allophycocyanin subunit alpha, with the protein MSIVTKSIVNADAEARYLSPGELDRIKSFVTSGERRLRIAQTLTDNRERIVKQAGDQLFQKRPDVVSPGGNAYGQEMTATCLRDMDYYLRLITYGVVAGDVTPIEEIGVVGVREMYKSLGTPIEAVAESVRAMKNVATSMMSSEDASEAGSYFDYLVGAMQ; encoded by the coding sequence ATGAGTATCGTCACGAAGTCGATCGTGAATGCGGATGCCGAAGCTCGCTATCTTAGCCCTGGTGAGCTAGATCGGATCAAGAGCTTTGTTACAAGTGGTGAGCGTCGTTTACGCATTGCTCAAACGCTAACAGACAACCGCGAACGTATCGTTAAGCAAGCCGGCGATCAGTTATTCCAAAAGCGCCCTGATGTCGTTTCTCCTGGTGGAAATGCTTATGGTCAGGAAATGACCGCAACTTGCTTGCGCGATATGGATTATTACCTGCGCTTGATCACCTACGGTGTTGTTGCTGGTGATGTTACCCCAATTGAAGAAATTGGTGTTGTTGGAGTCCGCGAAATGTACAAATCGCTCGGTACTCCGATCGAAGCTGTTGCTGAAAGCGTTCGCGCAATGAAGAACGTTGCTACTTCTATGATGTCTTCTGAAGATGCTTCTGAAGCTGGCTCTTACTTTGACTACTTAGTAGGCGCTATGCAGTAG
- a CDS encoding phycobilisome rod-core linker polypeptide: protein MDAAKMPLTAKAIADTAAKARQMDRSRPLFIELGRSFNDGRGQSVEVGVGTTRRKPARIYRATKGTSATEMALVVDAIYAQIMDLFSGQVPASLRRSDLDSKLKNGEISVREFVRALASSDIYVRRFYTPYPNTKVIEFLFRHILGRAPATQQEIRQYNKLLADGGLKAAVDAMVDSAEYAQYFGEDVVPYRRYPSLPAGNYLGSVKAAADLVKQSWSDLSPSVLNRL, encoded by the coding sequence ATGGATGCGGCGAAGATGCCATTAACAGCGAAGGCGATCGCCGATACCGCAGCGAAAGCCCGACAAATGGATCGCTCTCGTCCGCTATTCATCGAGCTTGGTCGTTCGTTTAACGACGGTCGCGGACAATCGGTAGAAGTCGGCGTAGGCACAACTCGACGCAAACCAGCACGCATTTACCGTGCTACCAAAGGCACAAGCGCTACGGAAATGGCATTAGTCGTTGATGCGATTTATGCTCAAATCATGGATTTGTTTAGCGGTCAAGTTCCTGCCAGTTTACGGCGTTCTGATTTAGATAGCAAACTCAAAAACGGTGAGATCTCAGTACGCGAATTTGTCCGCGCGCTGGCAAGTTCAGATATCTACGTACGGCGCTTCTATACGCCCTACCCTAATACCAAGGTGATTGAATTCTTATTCCGTCATATCTTGGGTCGGGCACCCGCGACACAGCAAGAAATTCGCCAATATAACAAGCTGTTAGCTGATGGTGGGTTGAAAGCAGCCGTTGACGCGATGGTAGACAGCGCTGAGTATGCCCAATACTTTGGCGAAGATGTCGTCCCCTATCGCCGCTATCCATCTTTACCCGCAGGTAACTACCTGGGTAGCGTGAAGGCAGCAGCAGACCTTGTTAAGCAATCGTGGTCGGATTTGTCTCCTTCAGTTTTAAACCGCCTCTAA
- a CDS encoding bifunctional 2-polyprenyl-6-hydroxyphenol methylase/3-demethylubiquinol 3-O-methyltransferase UbiG produces MDRDISSAVQRLYDTYPFPPEPLLDSPPPGYNWRWNWIAAYNFCTGQKPNKQDIRILDAGCGTGVGTEYLVHLNPKASVVGIDLSAGALAVARDRCARSGADRVEFHHLSLYDVAQLPGEFDLINCVGVLHHLEDPIRGIQALAAKLAPGGVMHIFVYGELGRWEIQLMQKAIALLQQQGDYQDGVQIGRKIFASLPDNNRLVKREKERWSLENQRDANFADMYVHPQEIDYNIETLFELIDASGLEFLGFSNPNYWQLERLLGKEPTLMQRAKDLSDRAVYRLIELLDPEGATHYEFFLGRPPLPKADWSSDEALLDAIPERHPCIEGWASRCLFNYDYQIVNLSEAEFQFLQACDANIQQKTIGEILSQVELELARVRSLLTSGLIILNPI; encoded by the coding sequence ATGGATCGAGACATCAGTTCTGCCGTACAGCGGCTATATGACACGTACCCTTTTCCTCCAGAACCGCTTTTAGATAGTCCACCACCTGGGTATAACTGGCGCTGGAATTGGATTGCTGCTTACAACTTTTGTACGGGTCAAAAACCTAACAAGCAAGATATCCGTATTCTGGATGCAGGATGCGGCACAGGAGTAGGCACCGAGTATCTGGTACATCTCAACCCAAAAGCTTCAGTTGTTGGGATTGATTTAAGTGCAGGCGCATTAGCCGTAGCGCGCGATCGCTGCGCCCGTTCTGGTGCTGATCGCGTCGAATTTCATCACCTCAGTTTGTATGATGTCGCCCAGCTACCAGGGGAATTTGATTTAATCAACTGCGTAGGCGTATTACACCATCTAGAAGACCCGATTCGAGGCATTCAAGCTTTAGCCGCTAAACTTGCCCCTGGCGGTGTCATGCACATCTTTGTTTATGGAGAATTAGGGCGCTGGGAAATTCAATTGATGCAAAAAGCGATCGCACTTCTTCAACAACAAGGTGATTATCAAGATGGTGTCCAAATCGGACGGAAAATTTTTGCCTCCTTACCAGACAATAATCGCCTTGTCAAACGTGAAAAAGAACGCTGGTCCCTAGAAAATCAGCGCGATGCGAATTTTGCGGATATGTATGTTCATCCGCAAGAAATTGACTACAATATCGAAACACTTTTTGAACTCATCGACGCTTCTGGTTTGGAGTTTTTAGGTTTTTCCAATCCGAATTATTGGCAACTAGAGCGACTTTTAGGAAAAGAACCAACGCTGATGCAACGCGCCAAAGATTTGAGCGATCGCGCGGTGTATCGGTTGATTGAATTATTAGACCCCGAAGGCGCAACACATTACGAATTCTTCCTTGGGCGTCCTCCCCTACCCAAAGCCGACTGGTCAAGTGATGAAGCACTACTCGATGCAATTCCCGAACGTCATCCCTGTATCGAAGGCTGGGCAAGTCGTTGTTTATTTAACTACGACTACCAAATCGTCAACTTATCCGAGGCAGAATTTCAATTTCTCCAAGCTTGTGATGCGAACATCCAACAAAAAACCATAGGCGAGATTTTGTCTCAAGTAGAGTTAGAGTTAGCTAGAGTGCGATCGCTCCTCACATCTGGACTAATTATCCTAAATCCGATTTAA
- a CDS encoding ATP synthase subunit I, whose translation MANNSSEPAPSQGDNPTGFASSKPSDSMQEFYQLSQELLFWTMALTAIIFVFVWIFYSLNIALNYLIGACTGVVYLRMLARDVERLGGEKKQLSKTRLALLIGLILLASRWNQLQILPIFLGFLTYKASLIIYVLRTTFVSGSHKVGQS comes from the coding sequence TTGGCAAACAACTCCTCAGAACCCGCACCTTCCCAGGGAGATAACCCTACTGGTTTTGCTTCGTCAAAACCTAGTGACTCGATGCAAGAGTTCTATCAACTCTCTCAAGAGTTGCTGTTTTGGACCATGGCATTGACAGCGATTATCTTTGTCTTTGTCTGGATATTTTATTCCCTCAATATTGCCTTAAACTATCTCATCGGGGCATGTACAGGTGTGGTTTACTTGAGGATGTTAGCAAGAGATGTAGAGCGACTAGGGGGAGAAAAGAAGCAGCTGAGTAAAACTCGGTTAGCTTTACTAATTGGGTTAATTCTACTAGCAAGCCGGTGGAATCAACTGCAAATTTTGCCTATATTTCTAGGTTTTCTCACCTATAAAGCTTCGCTGATCATCTACGTACTACGGACGACATTTGTCTCTGGCTCTCACAAAGTCGGGCAATCCTAG
- the atpB gene encoding F0F1 ATP synthase subunit A, with product MLNILHVVNFAHLAELEVGKHLYWQIGNLKVHGQVFLTSWFVIALLVIVSFAATRNINRIPRGLQNFMEYALEFIRDLAKNQIGEKEYRPWVPFVGTLFLFIFVSNWSGALVPFRLIHLPEGELAAPTSDINTTVALALLTSLAYFYAGFSKKGLGYFGNYVQPVPFMLPFKIIEDFTKPLSLSFRLFGNILADELVVGVLVLLVPLFVPLPVMALGLFTSAIQALIFATLAAAYIGEAMEDHGHGEEHGEHA from the coding sequence ATGCTGAATATTTTGCACGTCGTCAACTTCGCTCACCTCGCCGAATTAGAAGTAGGTAAACACCTCTACTGGCAAATTGGCAATCTCAAAGTTCATGGTCAGGTCTTTTTGACCTCATGGTTTGTGATTGCTTTGTTAGTAATTGTGTCATTTGCCGCTACAAGAAATATCAACCGAATCCCCCGTGGGCTACAGAACTTCATGGAGTATGCCCTAGAATTTATTCGGGATTTGGCAAAAAATCAAATCGGGGAAAAAGAGTATCGCCCGTGGGTGCCTTTTGTGGGCACTTTATTCTTGTTCATATTTGTGTCAAATTGGTCAGGTGCGCTTGTTCCTTTCCGGCTTATTCACTTACCCGAAGGCGAACTTGCAGCCCCCACCAGTGACATCAATACCACGGTGGCACTAGCTTTGCTGACATCCTTAGCATATTTTTATGCGGGCTTCAGTAAAAAAGGCTTAGGATACTTTGGTAACTACGTGCAGCCTGTACCTTTTATGCTGCCGTTTAAAATTATCGAAGATTTTACTAAGCCCCTCTCCCTGAGCTTCCGATTATTTGGTAACATCCTCGCGGATGAATTAGTTGTGGGAGTGCTGGTGTTACTTGTACCCTTGTTTGTTCCTCTACCAGTAATGGCATTAGGTTTATTTACTAGTGCAATTCAGGCGCTGATCTTTGCTACGCTTGCCGCAGCTTACATCGGAGAAGCGATGGAAGACCACGGTCATGGTGAAGAACACGGGGAACACGCGTAA
- the atpE gene encoding ATP synthase F0 subunit C, protein MDPLISAASVLAAALAVGLAAIGPGIGQGNAAGQAVEGIARQPEAEGKIRGTLLLSLAFMEALTIYGLVVALVLLFANPFS, encoded by the coding sequence ATGGATCCATTGATTTCTGCTGCTTCAGTTCTAGCTGCTGCTCTTGCTGTAGGGTTGGCTGCTATCGGTCCTGGAATTGGTCAAGGAAATGCAGCAGGTCAGGCTGTGGAAGGAATTGCCCGTCAGCCAGAAGCAGAAGGTAAAATTCGCGGTACGCTGCTGTTGAGCTTGGCCTTCATGGAAGCGCTGACAATTTACGGTCTGGTTGTTGCCCTCGTATTATTATTCGCCAACCCATTCTCGTAA
- a CDS encoding F0F1 ATP synthase subunit B', whose product MTHSIILLAAETAGKEGGLFDLDATLPLMAIQFLFLVLILNATFYKPLSRAIDERDEYIRKNQLDARERLSKAEQLAAQYEQELATARRQSQQIIADAQAEAEKVAAEKIAAAQREAQAQREQAAQEIEQQKQEALASLEQQVDSLSQQIMEKLLGTQLVGQR is encoded by the coding sequence ATGACACATTCAATAATCTTACTCGCAGCAGAAACAGCAGGTAAAGAAGGCGGGCTATTTGATCTTGACGCAACCCTGCCTTTGATGGCTATACAGTTTCTATTTTTGGTTTTGATTCTGAACGCGACTTTTTACAAGCCACTGAGCAGAGCAATTGATGAGCGGGATGAGTATATCCGTAAAAATCAATTGGACGCGCGAGAGCGCTTGTCAAAAGCTGAGCAATTAGCTGCGCAGTACGAGCAAGAACTCGCAACAGCACGCCGACAGTCGCAACAAATTATCGCCGATGCTCAAGCAGAAGCCGAGAAAGTTGCCGCCGAAAAAATAGCAGCAGCACAACGAGAAGCACAAGCGCAGCGAGAACAAGCGGCTCAAGAGATCGAACAGCAAAAACAAGAAGCCCTAGCATCGCTAGAGCAACAAGTTGATTCTCTCAGTCAGCAAATCATGGAAAAACTGCTAGGAACGCAGCTTGTAGGTCAGCGCTAA
- a CDS encoding F0F1 ATP synthase subunit B — METFLLLMAEASAVNAELAEGNHGFGLNFDILETNLINLAIIIGVLFFFGRKVVGKTLSDRRERIETAIVSAQKRANDAKVALEEQQQKLAQAQAEAEKIRNNAQENAKVAREKILATAVTDIERMKETASQDLNAERDRAIAQLRQRVVSMALEKVESQLQTGVDNETQQKLIDRSIALLGGRS, encoded by the coding sequence ATGGAAACTTTTTTATTGTTGATGGCAGAAGCCAGCGCTGTGAATGCTGAATTGGCAGAAGGGAATCACGGTTTTGGGTTGAATTTCGACATTTTAGAAACAAACCTGATTAACCTTGCGATTATTATTGGTGTGCTGTTTTTCTTCGGGCGAAAAGTCGTCGGGAAAACACTAAGCGATCGCCGCGAACGCATCGAAACCGCAATTGTCAGCGCGCAAAAGCGTGCAAATGATGCCAAAGTAGCACTAGAAGAACAACAACAGAAGCTGGCTCAGGCGCAAGCGGAAGCTGAAAAAATCCGCAATAATGCCCAAGAAAACGCCAAAGTTGCTAGGGAAAAAATCTTGGCAACCGCAGTAACTGACATTGAACGCATGAAGGAAACCGCAAGTCAAGACTTGAATGCGGAACGCGATCGCGCGATCGCGCAACTGCGTCAACGAGTAGTCTCAATGGCATTGGAAAAGGTCGAATCCCAGCTACAAACTGGTGTAGACAACGAAACGCAGCAAAAATTAATTGACCGCAGTATCGCGCTGTTGGGAGGTCGTTCATGA
- the atpH gene encoding ATP synthase F1 subunit delta, whose protein sequence is MKGGAATQIVEPYAQALMSVARNNNLTEQFGEDIRALLNILENSEQLRDFLANPFVSVEDKKAVLQRVVGEGINPYLRNFLMLLVDRRRILLLEDICKQFLAILRQLNQTVLAEVISAVDLTEEQQQAVREKVIAMTNAREVELDTKIDPDLIGGVIIRVGSQVFDASIRGQLRRLSLRLSGSA, encoded by the coding sequence ATGAAAGGCGGTGCCGCAACCCAAATTGTCGAGCCATACGCTCAGGCTTTAATGTCCGTTGCCCGTAATAATAATCTTACTGAGCAATTTGGCGAGGATATACGCGCTTTACTCAACATTTTAGAAAATTCTGAGCAGCTGCGTGATTTCTTGGCAAATCCATTTGTTAGCGTTGAGGACAAAAAAGCCGTATTACAGCGCGTAGTTGGTGAAGGGATCAACCCGTATCTACGGAATTTCCTCATGCTACTGGTAGACCGCAGAAGAATTCTTTTGCTAGAAGACATTTGCAAGCAGTTTCTCGCGATTCTCCGTCAGTTAAATCAAACAGTTCTAGCCGAAGTTATTTCCGCAGTAGATCTGACAGAGGAACAGCAACAAGCTGTCCGCGAGAAAGTCATCGCTATGACAAATGCGCGAGAAGTCGAACTAGACACTAAAATCGACCCTGATTTAATTGGTGGTGTCATCATTAGAGTAGGCTCTCAAGTCTTTGATGCGAGTATCCGTGGTCAACTACGCCGCCTTTCCCTACGTCTTAGCGGTAGTGCCTAA
- the atpA gene encoding F0F1 ATP synthase subunit alpha — protein sequence MISIRPDEISSIIQQQIEQYDQEVKVANVGTVLQVGDGIARIYGLEKAMAGELLEFEDGTVGVALNLEEDNVGAVLIGEGREIQEGSSVTATGKIAQVPVGEAMIGRVIDALGRPIDGKGDVQTSESRLIESPAPGIVDRRSVYEPMQTGITAIDAMIPIGRGQRELIIGDRQTGKTAIAIDTILNQKGGDVICVYVAIGQKASTVANVVNVLQERGALDYTIVVAANANDPAPLQWLAPYVGASMAEYFMYKGRATLVIYDDLSKQAQAYRQMSLLLRRPPGREAYPGDVFYLHSRLLERAAKLSDELGGGSMTALPIIETQAGDVSAYIPTNVISITDGQIFLSADLFNSGIRPAINPGISVSRVGSAAQTKAMKKVAGKLKLELAQFDDLQAFAQFASDLDKATQDQLARGERLRELLKQPQYSPLAVYEQVALLYAGINGYLDDIAADKVTSFTKGLREYIKTSKPQFGDIVQKEKQLTDDAEKLLKEALTEYKQTFLAAA from the coding sequence ATGATCAGCATTAGACCTGACGAAATTAGCAGCATTATTCAACAGCAAATTGAGCAATACGACCAAGAAGTCAAAGTTGCTAACGTTGGTACCGTACTGCAAGTAGGAGACGGTATTGCCCGAATCTATGGCTTGGAAAAAGCTATGGCGGGAGAACTTTTAGAATTTGAAGACGGTACCGTTGGCGTAGCGCTGAACCTAGAAGAAGATAATGTAGGTGCAGTGCTGATTGGCGAAGGTCGCGAAATCCAAGAAGGTAGTTCCGTAACCGCAACCGGAAAAATCGCTCAAGTACCAGTAGGCGAAGCGATGATCGGGCGCGTCATCGATGCATTAGGTCGCCCGATCGATGGTAAGGGAGATGTTCAAACCTCTGAAAGCCGCTTGATTGAATCTCCCGCACCTGGAATTGTCGATCGCCGGTCGGTTTATGAACCAATGCAAACAGGAATTACCGCGATTGATGCGATGATTCCAATTGGTCGAGGACAGCGCGAACTAATCATCGGCGATCGCCAAACCGGAAAAACCGCGATCGCTATAGACACAATTCTTAACCAAAAAGGCGGCGACGTTATCTGTGTCTATGTTGCGATCGGTCAAAAAGCCTCGACAGTAGCAAACGTGGTTAACGTGCTACAAGAAAGAGGTGCGCTCGATTACACCATCGTTGTTGCGGCGAATGCTAATGACCCCGCACCATTACAGTGGTTAGCGCCGTACGTCGGTGCCAGCATGGCAGAGTACTTTATGTACAAAGGCAGAGCAACACTAGTCATCTACGACGACCTTTCCAAGCAAGCTCAAGCTTATCGTCAAATGTCCTTGCTACTGCGCCGCCCACCAGGTCGGGAAGCTTATCCAGGTGATGTATTCTACCTCCACTCGCGCTTACTTGAAAGAGCCGCGAAACTCAGTGACGAACTTGGTGGCGGTAGTATGACTGCACTACCAATTATTGAAACGCAAGCTGGCGACGTATCCGCATACATTCCAACAAACGTTATTTCGATCACAGACGGACAAATCTTCCTATCTGCTGACTTGTTTAACTCTGGTATTCGTCCAGCGATTAACCCTGGAATCTCAGTATCGCGCGTAGGTTCTGCTGCTCAAACTAAAGCAATGAAGAAAGTTGCGGGTAAGCTGAAGCTTGAACTTGCGCAGTTTGACGACCTGCAAGCTTTTGCCCAATTTGCCTCTGACTTAGACAAGGCAACACAAGACCAACTAGCTCGTGGTGAACGCTTGCGCGAACTGTTGAAACAGCCGCAATACTCGCCACTCGCAGTGTACGAGCAAGTTGCCCTACTGTATGCCGGAATCAACGGCTATCTCGATGATATTGCAGCAGACAAGGTTACTAGCTTTACCAAAGGTCTACGCGAATACATAAAAACAAGTAAACCGCAGTTTGGCGATATCGTCCAGAAAGAGAAGCAGTTGACCGATGATGCCGAAAAACTGCTTAAAGAAGCACTAACAGAGTATAAACAAACATTCTTGGCAGCTGCCTAA
- a CDS encoding F0F1 ATP synthase subunit gamma: protein MANLKAIRDRIQSVKNTQKITEAMRLVAAARVRRAQEQVTATRPFADRLAQVLYNLQGRLRFEDVDLPLLKKREVQSVGLLVISGDRGLCGSYNTNVIRRAENRAKELKAEGLDYKYVLVGRKAIQYFQRRDQPIDATYTGLEQIPTAAEASSIADELLSLFLSESVDRIELVYTKFVSLVSSRPVVQTLLPLDAQGLETADDEIFRLTTRGGEFEVERQKVSTTVRSFPRDMLFEQDPVQILDALLPLYLNNQLLRALQESAASELAARMTAMNNASDNASELIDNLTLSYNKARQAAITQEILEVVGGAQALG from the coding sequence ATGGCTAACTTAAAAGCAATTCGCGATCGCATCCAGTCGGTCAAGAATACTCAAAAAATTACAGAAGCTATGCGTCTCGTGGCGGCGGCGCGGGTACGTCGCGCTCAAGAACAAGTAACGGCAACTCGTCCGTTCGCAGACCGCTTAGCGCAAGTCCTTTATAACCTACAAGGTCGATTGCGCTTTGAAGACGTCGATTTGCCACTATTAAAAAAACGCGAAGTTCAATCGGTAGGACTATTAGTGATCTCAGGCGATCGCGGCTTGTGTGGTTCTTACAATACAAACGTCATTCGCCGTGCAGAAAATCGCGCCAAAGAGCTTAAAGCCGAAGGTTTGGACTATAAATACGTTTTAGTAGGACGCAAAGCGATTCAATATTTCCAACGCCGCGACCAACCAATCGACGCAACCTACACAGGCTTAGAACAAATTCCCACCGCAGCAGAGGCTTCGAGCATTGCTGACGAACTCCTTTCCCTTTTCTTATCGGAAAGCGTAGACCGTATCGAGTTAGTTTATACTAAATTTGTTTCCTTAGTAAGTTCGAGACCAGTCGTACAAACATTACTACCGCTCGATGCTCAAGGCTTGGAAACCGCAGATGACGAAATTTTCCGTTTAACGACGCGTGGTGGCGAATTTGAGGTAGAACGCCAAAAAGTCAGCACCACAGTCCGTAGCTTTCCGCGCGATATGCTCTTTGAGCAAGATCCCGTCCAAATTCTAGATGCTCTTTTGCCTTTATATCTCAACAACCAACTGTTACGTGCGCTGCAAGAATCAGCAGCTAGTGAACTCGCAGCAAGAATGACTGCAATGAACAACGCCAGCGACAACGCTAGCGAATTAATTGATAATCTCACACTGTCATACAACAAAGCACGGCAAGCTGCGATTACTCAAGAAATTCTTGAAGTTGTCGGCGGTGCACAAGCACTTGGTTAG